A window of Hymenobacter aerilatus contains these coding sequences:
- the thrS gene encoding threonine--tRNA ligase, whose product MIDITLPDGSVRQFEAGATGYDVAASISEGLARNALAVRVDGEVRDLHRPIDQSSNLEILTWNDAGGKMAFWHSSAHLLAEALEALYPGVKLGIGPAIENGFYYDIDLGEGRTISTDDFPAIEKKMLELAKQKSRFECRPVPKAEAVAYFTEKDDPYKLDLIDRLEDGSITFYQQGNFVDLCRGPHLPDTSPIKAVKLLNVAGAYWRGDEKNKQLTRIYGITFPKAKELTEYLEKLEEAKRRDHRKLGKELELFAFSEKVGAGLPLWLPKGTALRERLEQFLRKAQIKSGYLPVVTPHIGSKELYVTSGHYEKYGADSFQPIKTPNPGEEFFLKPMNCPHHCEIYKTKPRSYRDLPLRLAEFGTVYRYEQSGELHGLTRVRGFTQDDAHIFCRPDQVKDEFKKVIDLVLYVFRALGFEDYTAQISLRDPENKTKYIGSDENWALAESAIQEAATEKGLPTVTEYGEAAFYGPKLDFMVRDALGRKWQLGTIQVDYNLPERFDLEYVAPDNSRQRPVMLHRAPFGSLERFVAVLIEHCAGNFPLWLAPEQFAVLPISEKYQEYAQQVYDRLQGEELRGSIDNRDEKIGRKIRDAEISKVPYMLIVGEKEQENGQVSVRRHGEGDVGSLPVEEFIAKFQAEVAALIK is encoded by the coding sequence GGCGGCAAAATGGCGTTCTGGCACTCCTCGGCTCACCTGCTGGCCGAGGCATTGGAAGCACTATATCCCGGCGTGAAGCTGGGCATTGGGCCAGCCATCGAAAACGGCTTCTACTACGATATTGACCTGGGCGAAGGGCGTACCATTTCAACCGACGACTTTCCGGCTATTGAGAAGAAAATGCTGGAGCTGGCCAAGCAGAAAAGCCGCTTCGAGTGCCGCCCTGTGCCCAAAGCCGAAGCGGTAGCCTATTTCACTGAGAAGGACGATCCGTACAAGCTGGACCTTATTGACCGGTTGGAAGATGGTAGCATTACATTCTACCAGCAAGGCAATTTCGTGGACCTTTGCCGTGGCCCTCACCTGCCCGATACGTCGCCTATCAAAGCTGTGAAGCTGCTGAACGTAGCTGGTGCTTACTGGCGCGGCGACGAAAAAAATAAGCAGCTCACCCGCATTTACGGCATCACCTTTCCCAAAGCCAAAGAGCTAACTGAGTACCTGGAAAAGCTGGAAGAGGCCAAGCGCCGCGACCACCGCAAGTTGGGCAAAGAGTTAGAGCTGTTTGCCTTTTCAGAGAAGGTAGGGGCTGGCCTACCCCTGTGGCTGCCTAAGGGCACGGCCTTACGCGAGCGGCTGGAGCAGTTCCTGCGCAAAGCCCAAATCAAGTCGGGCTACCTACCCGTGGTGACGCCGCACATTGGCTCTAAGGAATTGTATGTTACGTCGGGACACTACGAGAAATACGGCGCTGATTCCTTCCAACCGATCAAAACGCCTAATCCGGGTGAGGAATTCTTCCTCAAACCCATGAACTGCCCGCATCACTGCGAGATTTACAAGACCAAGCCGCGTTCTTACCGTGACTTGCCTTTGCGTCTGGCCGAGTTTGGCACGGTGTATCGCTACGAGCAGTCGGGCGAGCTACACGGCCTCACACGCGTGCGTGGCTTTACGCAAGATGACGCCCACATCTTCTGTCGTCCCGATCAAGTGAAGGATGAGTTCAAGAAGGTGATTGATTTAGTCCTCTACGTATTCCGTGCGTTAGGCTTCGAGGATTATACCGCTCAGATCTCCCTGCGCGACCCTGAGAACAAAACCAAGTACATCGGCTCCGACGAGAACTGGGCACTAGCGGAAAGCGCTATTCAGGAGGCAGCCACCGAGAAAGGGCTACCCACCGTAACAGAATACGGAGAAGCGGCTTTCTATGGCCCCAAGCTCGACTTTATGGTGCGCGACGCGCTGGGCCGCAAATGGCAATTGGGAACTATTCAGGTCGACTACAACTTGCCCGAGCGCTTCGATCTGGAGTACGTGGCCCCTGACAACTCCCGCCAGCGCCCCGTGATGTTGCACCGGGCACCGTTTGGTTCGTTGGAGCGCTTCGTGGCCGTGCTCATCGAGCACTGCGCTGGTAATTTCCCGCTGTGGCTGGCCCCCGAGCAGTTTGCTGTTCTACCTATTTCGGAGAAATACCAGGAGTACGCCCAACAGGTATACGACCGGCTGCAGGGAGAAGAGCTGCGCGGTTCCATTGATAACCGGGACGAGAAAATCGGACGTAAAATCCGCGATGCGGAAATTTCCAAGGTGCCCTATATGCTGATTGTAGGCGAAAAAGAACAGGAAAACGGTCAGGTTTCCGTGCGTCGACACGGCGAAGGCGATGTAGGGTCGCTGCCAGTCGAAGAGTTTATCGCGAAATTTCAAGCTGAAGTAGCTGCACTTATAAAATAA
- the rplT gene encoding 50S ribosomal protein L20 → MPRSVNHVASRLRRKKVMRLAKGYYGRRKNVWTVAKNAVEKGLLYAYRDRKTKKREFRALWIQRINAGAREHGLSYSQLMGGLKKAGIELNRKVLADLALNHPAAFKGIVDKVK, encoded by the coding sequence ATGCCCAGAAGTGTCAACCACGTGGCTTCGCGCCTTCGTCGGAAAAAAGTAATGCGTTTGGCCAAAGGTTACTATGGCCGTCGTAAAAATGTATGGACTGTTGCGAAAAACGCCGTTGAGAAAGGTCTTCTCTACGCGTACCGCGACCGGAAAACCAAAAAGCGTGAGTTCCGTGCCCTGTGGATTCAGCGTATCAATGCAGGTGCTCGTGAGCACGGCTTGTCTTACTCGCAACTCATGGGTGGCCTAAAGAAAGCCGGCATTGAGTTGAACCGTAAAGTACTGGCTGACCTAGCACTGAATCACCCTGCTGCCTTCAAAGGCATAGTGGATAAAGTAAAGTAG
- the rpmI gene encoding 50S ribosomal protein L35 translates to MPKVKTKSGAKKRFTLTGTGKVKRKHAFKSHILTKKTTKQKRGLTHVTLVSSADMPRVKDMLNI, encoded by the coding sequence ATGCCGAAAGTAAAGACGAAATCCGGTGCTAAGAAGCGTTTTACGCTCACCGGAACGGGCAAGGTGAAGCGGAAGCACGCCTTCAAATCGCACATCCTCACCAAAAAGACCACTAAGCAGAAGCGCGGCCTCACCCACGTAACGCTAGTTAGCTCGGCCGATATGCCGCGCGTGAAGGATATGCTGAATATCTAA